A stretch of the Gossypium hirsutum isolate 1008001.06 chromosome D07, Gossypium_hirsutum_v2.1, whole genome shotgun sequence genome encodes the following:
- the LOC107954384 gene encoding uncharacterized protein isoform X1, with product MCSSAISFISSPQSLSLTHVFPTKTNPIFNCRVPPLKPPSFIRIPYGSFKKPSFFTSSKPFSPLMKWQDCTVKMEIDVPASVAYQLYSDREAIPNWMPFVSSVKVLEDKPDLSRWFVKYKAFGRNIEYSWLAKNMEPIPNQKIHWRSLEGFGNRGAVRFYPKGPSSCLVDLRISYEVPQLLIPVASVLQPFMENLLERGMDRFAKFAKSSSSTR from the exons ATGTGTTCGTCTGCAATTTCCTTCATTTCAAGTCCACAATCACTTAGCCTCACCCATGTCTTCCCAACTAAAACAAATCCAATATTCAATTGCAGGGTCCCTCCCTTGAAGCCACCTTCCTTCATCAGAATCCCATATGGTTCCTTTAAGAAGCCCtcctttttcacttcctccaaGCCCTTTTCTCCTCTCATGAAATGGCAGGATTGCAC GGTAAAAATGGAAATTGATGTTCCTGCCTCGGTGGCTTACCAATTGTACTCAGATCGAGAAGCAATTCCCAATTGGATGCCATTCGTTTCATCTGTGAAG GTATTAGAAGACAAGCCTGATTTGTCACGGTGGTTCGTGAAATATAAAGCATTTGGTCGTAATATTGAATACTCTTGGCTTGCTAAAAATATGGAA CCCATTCCCAATCAGAAAATTCATTGGAGATCTTTGGAAGGATTTGGTAACAG GGGTGCTGTTCGATTCTATCCGAAAGGTCCCTCATCCTGTTTAGTAGAT cTAAGAATTTCATATGAAGTTCCTCAACTTTTGATTCCGGTGGCTTCC GTACTTCAacctttcatggaaaatttactgGAACGAGGTATGGACCGATTTGCAAAATTTGCTAAAAGTTCAAGCTCAACAAGATAA
- the LOC107954383 gene encoding probable protein phosphatase 2C 49 isoform X2 — translation MVAEAEVVCHQSVPVSDVPFFVKGSNIEEIDETLAIRSPKFGQVRVAESDVSLSQQVFDGHGGPEAAAYVRKHALRFFFEDVKFPQTCEVDDVFLEGVENSLRKSFLLADLALAGDCTVNSSSGTTAITALIFGRLLMVANAGDCRAVLCRKGEAIDMSEDHRPIYPSERRRVEELGGFIDDGYLNGVLSVSRALGDWDMKSPKGLPSPLIAEPEFRRMVLTEDDEFLIIGCDGIWDVMSSEHAVSLVCRGLRRHDDPEQCAKDLVMEALRRNTFDNLTVVVICFSAPDSREQPSPRQRRLKCCSLSAEALCSLRSLLDGNANR, via the exons ATGGTAGCTGAAGCTGAGGTTGTTTGTCACCAGAGCGTGCCGGTGTCGGACGTTCCGTTTTTTGTTAAAGGAAGTAATATTGAAGAGATCGATGAAACTCTTGCGATTCGATCGCCGAAGTTCGGACAAGTTCGTGTTGCTGAATCCGATGTATCCCTCTCTCAACag GTGTTTGATGGTCATGGCGGTCCTGAGGCAGCTGCGTATGTCAGGAAACATGCACTTCGATTCTTTTTCGAAGATGTCAAATTTCCCCAGACATGTGAGGTTGATGATGTTTTCTTGGAAGGGGTTGAGAATTCGCTCCGGAAATCATTTCTTCTTGCAGACCTAGCTCTTGCGGGTGATTGTACGGTGAATAGCTCTTCTGGGACAACAGCAATTACTGCTCTGATATTTGGAAG GCTTCTAATGGTGGCCAATGCTGGTGATTGCCGAGCAGTTCTCTGCCGAAAAGGGGAGGCAATAGATATGTCTGAAGACCACAGACCTATATATCCATCAGAACGGAGGAGAGTAGAAGAGCTGGGAGGGTTTATTGATGACGGGTATCTTAATGGTGTTCTGTCAGTTTCTCGAGCCTTGGGGGATTGGGACATGAAGTCCCCAAAGGGTTTGCCATCACCTCTCATTGCAGAGCCCGAGTTCCGACGGATGGTTCTTACAGAGGATGATGAATTCCTCATCATCGGGTGTGATGGGATTTGGGATGTTATGTCAAGTGAGCATGCAGTAAGCCTAGTTTGCAGAGGGTTGCGACGGCATGACGATCCTGAGCAATGTGCTAAAGACCTTGTCATGGAAGCCTTACGTCGCAACACATTTGACAATCTCACGGTGGTTGTTATATGCTTCTCCGCACCTGACAGCCGAGAGCAACCATCACCTCGGCAAAGAAGATTGAAATGTTGTAGTCTATCAGCAGAAGCTCTATGTAGTTTGAGGAGTTTGTTGGATGGAAATGCCAATCGGTGA
- the LOC107956088 gene encoding LOW QUALITY PROTEIN: nitrogen regulatory protein P-II homolog (The sequence of the model RefSeq protein was modified relative to this genomic sequence to represent the inferred CDS: substituted 2 bases at 2 genomic stop codons), which produces MVIRNIIGIPHPHPSAGVDRIIWGGTTTGSFSVKSAYRKIRENSWKSKEEVWKIPWKFQGPQRLKVTLKRSTNASILPVIRAQNSLDYTTDAEFYKVEVILRPWXIQQVSSYCSDFEHYVLKMCSSLTLNRGSTERHDGSEFSENKLVAKVKIEIVVSKDQVEASLXKFSLNDHPAIVIDKIIEEARMNEIGDGKILLIPITDVIRVRTGERGEKVERMTGGRADILSSSLPLRASKCFFNR; this is translated from the exons ATGGTCATTCGTAATATTATCGGGATACCCCACCCACACCCATCAGCAGGAGTTGATAGGATCATCTGGGGAGGTACGACAACAGGTTCATTTTCTGTTAAAAGCGCCTATAGGAAAATCCGAGAGAATTCTTGGAAGTCGAAGGAGGAAGTGTGGAAGATCCCATGGAAGTTTCAAGGACCACAAAGG CTTAAAGTCACCCTCAAACGCTCAACAAATGCTTCAATTCTTCCTGTAATCAGAGCCCAAAACTCTCTTG ATTACACCACCGACGCAGAATTTTATAAAGTTGAAGTTATTCTAAG ACCATGGTGAATTCAGCAGGTTTCTTCG TATTGCAGTGATTTTGAGCATTACGTTCTTAAAATGTGTTCAAGTTTAACCTTAAATC GAGGTTCAACAGAGAGACATGATG GCTCTGAATTTTCTGAAAACAAGCTTGTCGCTAAAGTCAAGATAGAGATTGTGGTGAGCAAGGACCAG GTGGAAGCATCATTATGAAAATTTAGTCTAAATGACCATCCTGCTATAGTAATAGACAAGATAATTGAGGAAGCAAGGATGAATGAGATTGGTGATGGCAAGATTTTAT TGATACCTATCACGGATGTTATAAGAGTTCGCACAG GCGAGCGTGGAGAGAAAGTTGAGAGGATGACCGGAGGACGTGCTGATAT CTTGAGCAGCAGTCTGCCACTCAGGGCTAGCAAATGCTTCTTCAATCGTTGA
- the LOC107954384 gene encoding uncharacterized protein isoform X2: MCSSAISFISSPQSLSLTHVFPTKTNPIFNCRVPPLKPPSFIRIPYGSFKKPSFFTSSKPFSPLMKWQDCTVKMEIDVPASVAYQLYSDREAIPNWMPFVSSVKVLEDKPDLSRWFVKYKAFGRNIEYSWLAKNMEPIPNQKIHWRSLEGFGNRGAVRFYPKGPSSCLVDVRQLYTIFSSHYEHI, from the exons ATGTGTTCGTCTGCAATTTCCTTCATTTCAAGTCCACAATCACTTAGCCTCACCCATGTCTTCCCAACTAAAACAAATCCAATATTCAATTGCAGGGTCCCTCCCTTGAAGCCACCTTCCTTCATCAGAATCCCATATGGTTCCTTTAAGAAGCCCtcctttttcacttcctccaaGCCCTTTTCTCCTCTCATGAAATGGCAGGATTGCAC GGTAAAAATGGAAATTGATGTTCCTGCCTCGGTGGCTTACCAATTGTACTCAGATCGAGAAGCAATTCCCAATTGGATGCCATTCGTTTCATCTGTGAAG GTATTAGAAGACAAGCCTGATTTGTCACGGTGGTTCGTGAAATATAAAGCATTTGGTCGTAATATTGAATACTCTTGGCTTGCTAAAAATATGGAA CCCATTCCCAATCAGAAAATTCATTGGAGATCTTTGGAAGGATTTGGTAACAG GGGTGCTGTTCGATTCTATCCGAAAGGTCCCTCATCCTGTTTAGTAGATGTGAGGCAGCTCTACACTATATTTTCATCACACTATGAGCATATATAA
- the LOC107954382 gene encoding ADP-ribosylation factor codes for MGLSFTKLFSQLFSKKEMRILMVGLDAAGKTTILYKLKLGEIVTTIPTIGFNVETVEYKNISFTVWDVGGQDKIRPLWRHYFQNTQGLIFVVDSNDRDRVVEARDELHRMLNEDELRDAVLLVFANKQDLPNAMNAAEITDKLGLHSLRQRHWYIQSTCATSGEGLYEGLDWLSNNIANKA; via the exons ATGGGGCTATCTTTCACAAAGCTATTCAGTCAGCTTTTCTCCAAGAAAGAGATGCGCATATTGATGGTTGGACTTGATGCCGCTGGTAAAACCACAATTCTTTACAAGCTCAAGTTGGGAGAGATTGTCACTACCATTCCCACCATAG GTTTCAATGTTGAGACCGTGGAATACAAGAACATCAGTTTCACTGTTTGGGATGTTGGTGGCCAGGACAAG ATCCGACCATTGTGGAGGCATTACTTCCAAAACACACAAGGACTTATTTTTGTGGTTGATAGCAATGATCGCGATCGTGTGGTTGAGGCTAGAGATGAGTTACATAGGATGTTGAACGAG GACGAGTTGAGGGATGCTGTTCTGCTAGTATTCGCAAACAAGCAAGATCTTCCAAATGCTATGAATGCTGCTGAGATTACTGACAAGCTTGGTCTTCATTCTCTCCGCCAGCGCCACTG GTATATCCAGAGCACATGTGCCACTTCCGGTGAAGGACTGTACGAGGGACTGGACTGGCTCTCGAACAATATTGCAAACAAG GCATAG
- the LOC107954383 gene encoding probable protein phosphatase 2C 49 isoform X1, whose amino-acid sequence MVAEAEVVCHQSVPVSDVPFFVKGSNIEEIDETLAIRSPKFGQVRVAESDVSLSQQDARSVEKVPDPCVESTILQFLPSIRSGSFADIGPRRYMEDEHIRIDNLSSHLGSIFKFPKPSAFYGVFDGHGGPEAAAYVRKHALRFFFEDVKFPQTCEVDDVFLEGVENSLRKSFLLADLALAGDCTVNSSSGTTAITALIFGRLLMVANAGDCRAVLCRKGEAIDMSEDHRPIYPSERRRVEELGGFIDDGYLNGVLSVSRALGDWDMKSPKGLPSPLIAEPEFRRMVLTEDDEFLIIGCDGIWDVMSSEHAVSLVCRGLRRHDDPEQCAKDLVMEALRRNTFDNLTVVVICFSAPDSREQPSPRQRRLKCCSLSAEALCSLRSLLDGNANR is encoded by the exons ATGGTAGCTGAAGCTGAGGTTGTTTGTCACCAGAGCGTGCCGGTGTCGGACGTTCCGTTTTTTGTTAAAGGAAGTAATATTGAAGAGATCGATGAAACTCTTGCGATTCGATCGCCGAAGTTCGGACAAGTTCGTGTTGCTGAATCCGATGTATCCCTCTCTCAACag GATGCGAGATCTGTAGAAAAAGTCCCGGATCCATGTGTTGAATCCACCATTCTGCAATTTTTACCGAGCATCCGTTCAGGTAGTTTTGCCGACATCGGACCCAGAAGATACATGGAAGATGAACATATTAGAATAGATAATTTATCATCACATTTAGGATCCATTTTCAAGTTTCCAAAGCCTAGTGCGTTTTATGGG GTGTTTGATGGTCATGGCGGTCCTGAGGCAGCTGCGTATGTCAGGAAACATGCACTTCGATTCTTTTTCGAAGATGTCAAATTTCCCCAGACATGTGAGGTTGATGATGTTTTCTTGGAAGGGGTTGAGAATTCGCTCCGGAAATCATTTCTTCTTGCAGACCTAGCTCTTGCGGGTGATTGTACGGTGAATAGCTCTTCTGGGACAACAGCAATTACTGCTCTGATATTTGGAAG GCTTCTAATGGTGGCCAATGCTGGTGATTGCCGAGCAGTTCTCTGCCGAAAAGGGGAGGCAATAGATATGTCTGAAGACCACAGACCTATATATCCATCAGAACGGAGGAGAGTAGAAGAGCTGGGAGGGTTTATTGATGACGGGTATCTTAATGGTGTTCTGTCAGTTTCTCGAGCCTTGGGGGATTGGGACATGAAGTCCCCAAAGGGTTTGCCATCACCTCTCATTGCAGAGCCCGAGTTCCGACGGATGGTTCTTACAGAGGATGATGAATTCCTCATCATCGGGTGTGATGGGATTTGGGATGTTATGTCAAGTGAGCATGCAGTAAGCCTAGTTTGCAGAGGGTTGCGACGGCATGACGATCCTGAGCAATGTGCTAAAGACCTTGTCATGGAAGCCTTACGTCGCAACACATTTGACAATCTCACGGTGGTTGTTATATGCTTCTCCGCACCTGACAGCCGAGAGCAACCATCACCTCGGCAAAGAAGATTGAAATGTTGTAGTCTATCAGCAGAAGCTCTATGTAGTTTGAGGAGTTTGTTGGATGGAAATGCCAATCGGTGA